ATGCTTTGTGTGTGAGTTTCTGGTGAAAGTTAACAGGTGTGCTCATCATTGGACTTTGAGAGTGGAGGGCGGGatgaaaaaaagtttaaaaatctGTATAGcgtctctctctttcataACTCGTCGCCTGTCATCTCTCACTGTGATGCTCGTGATTACTACCATCTTCGGTCGTCCATACTGCGCAAAATCTCTTCTATTACTCGGTATACGTAGTACTTCTTCGTCTCCTTCGTTCGGTTCTCAACATTCAACAGGCGGGTGACAGAAAGATATACCACACTCTTTTTTCCGCGGGGCGATAGCATTTCTCCAATTTTATTTCTGGCGCAATCGCTGCTGAATAATGTATAAAACACTTCATATTAAATTCTTTGGTCCAAAATATCATAAAATGCACTACTTCATTATATAATTAGGTGCTGTCTGAGAACTAACGGCATATTTAGTGGTCTAAACATGCATGTACACTGTTATTCGTATTAGTCTATTGTCACTCTGACATTGGTTTTCATGATCCAATGTGTAATCAGAAGGTCACAACTAGTGTGTTACTTCTAATATCTGTACTCCTTATCTGTCCGACTCATTCTTCCAGTATACACAGCCCTCGTGTCCGCTTTATATTCTCTTGGGCCTGcgtggctttgctttttgctcagTGACGACATCACGTAACTTTGTTATAGCTTCCTTGTCATAGATCAACAAACTAGATCATAGTTGTTGCTCAGTTGGATTATAATCGATCTATGGAAATCTATCAGTACATGGAAGGATATATACTAAATGTATAGATAATTATATGTGTACACACCTGTTATCGATGAAATACTTGTACTCTACTCAGCACTGACGTGAGCAAGCTCGCGCAAAggctattaaaaatatgagaGTTAGTGTTGCGTGTCATCATGTGCTACCCCTGTCTAAGTGCACTACGAACAACTCCTCATGTATATCCGGCTCACACTTCTATCAATATCCGTCTACATTGTACTGTTTCAGTGCCTGGTTCTGTAGTGCACTGACATTATCTAGTTCCTATCTTGACCCCGTCAGTGCCGTTAGTTTATATTGTTTACTGGCTTCGCTCTGTGTCTCCAGAATTGTCTCTACCGAATAGTTCATTTCTCAACGATATGTGAGAGCGCTCGGGTGCAAGACACATAGCAAAAATAATCACTTCGTCGTTTGTTTGCGAGCTGTGCTGTATAGTGAATCTGCCTTATACTTATCAGAATCAATGACCAAGCTCAACAGTTAACTATGTATATCTGACTTGTGCACAAGTTCATTTATCTAGATCACTGTCCACACATACTCCATCACACATCGACATTACTGAGCGTCGTGTCGCTGAGCTCAGCGAGTGATGTGACAGTGGACGATACGGAGCTTTAAATCTGGCTCGTAGTGTCAGACATCGAGCTGTATAGTCTCGTATGACCGAGCCAAATAACTAATATGCTTCTAGCCCTTGCATTGAGTGTACTCTGGCCTGTTAATGGTTATGGCGATCTGCTCTGGCGTGTTGAGATTGGCTTCTGATTTTTTGGTGTGTGTGGCTCTATGCGATACTCTCTAGTTATGAGATCAGACTAATTCCGAGATCCACATTGGCTCATATTCCACTCAGTTTTACAAACAACCTGGCCTCTGATGTTGAGCCAACCTCACCAACACTTACATATCGATGCGATATATCGAAGCTAGACTTTTGGTGTTTGTTCGACTCCTTGCGAGCTCCACTACAGTGCACTGGCAGCTCAACTATCTTAGTATTATCCGCGTCTGCTGCGGTATTACGTCTTCTCTTGCTTCTGCGCAATAACTTTACTTCCGAACCATGAGCAGCTCACAACCCTTCAACAAAATTGACATTTTCACCACACATCTCAAGGCATTTAACTATCTGTCTATATATTATCGTACACGTATTGCTATATTCCTTTTCACTTAAAACATGCTCCCAATGTCCTTTGCAGTGCACATAtgagtttaaaatattaacaattcgAGCAAATTTGAGCGAGAACAAGCTACACAATTTTGCTCGACGACTGACGCTGAATGTCTCATTTGACGATCTATTTTTGAGAGTCTTCGTTACGACGTTGTTGTGACCACCATAGCGAGAGCGACGACACTATCCTAACATAACATCAAGCATCTATGGTTAGCCAGATATTTACTTTGGTGCTCCTTAATTCcgaatatattattttgtcaTATCTATTCACGCTATCCTAGTATATTTTCTCTTGATTATATATctaagtaaacacacacaaagataaTTCTATCTACTTTGTGATGTATATGACTCACCGCACGCTTTGTAATCTGCTCATCTATGGCTCAGTTGGGCCCTGCAATTGCTAGAGCAGCACAGTGCTTTTTAGTTTGTGATACTGtgagctttgtttttttgacACATATGCAATTCTATCTCAGACAATTTTGTGCAACCTGCTCATGTGCACTTAAATACTCAAAGCAATAGATTCTCCCAAGACACCTGTCCAAACGAGCGGCCcgtaaaaaacaattaacataaataccGACATTTCAGTGTCTAACACTAAGTTCAATAAGCACCGCATCCGTCTGGCTCTGCACCTGCTCTCTAGGTGAACTCGTGGCCGCCTCTATCAGCAGAGACTAATCTCAAATCTTTTGCCAGAGCAAAACTGTCTAACACAGAGACGCCAACAAGGTAAGAGGCAGcttacttacacacacatgcacacaaacacacacacacacacatcgtcTATAAATCGCTGGCAACTTTGCCAACTTTCAGAATGTTGCCCGACAAACTGTCTGACAGCCAGGCGGACCGACAATTGCCGTTGGCAATATCACTTGCAACTCTTATGCATAATGCATTCAGTTTGCTGGCGTCGAACAGGGACTATCACTCACTGCCCTGATTTGGCAGTCGCGCCCCCTTCCCTCCTAGCTGCTGGGAGTCTAGATAAGAGCGTATGTACTagttaagcaaatgttgcattttttatgcgaGACACTGTccgcacactcacactcactcactctgaGCCTTTATTTACTCTCATCCGAGCGGGGCGCTATTAGGGCCGCCCATATGCCAACGGGTAATTAGGCCCGACAACATAGTGTACGCCACTAACGACTCTGCtgaatatttcataaattaaagGCCTCTCTCCTGCCCAACGCTGTAGCGTAGTTCAAATGTGTGCCTGTGCCGCAAccatgttttgtttgtttgtcttcaAAGCCGAAAAGCAAACAtggtaaaaatgcaaataacaacaacacacaagtGTGCAAAGGCAAGTTTGTTTTTGAAGACTTTAAAAGGGatattttaacataaactAAGTAGCAACCATAATTTCGGGCAGCCTTaaaataaagctttaaaagaaagtatattttagtttaggTAAAGAAAAAAGCTTTAAagataatatttttttatttcatttatttagtgGTATTTTTTcgtattcaaaataaatatgataaataaataaattatcattttcaataaattttttctgaaccttatacaaaaattatataattgcgAAAACTGTACTTTATCCATTTGCGatgtaatttttatgaaaattaaaaacctttcacaaattttagtttatatttgcCTCCTTggtcaaatttattattattattcaatagtTAACAATAGTTTATGCATTAACAACAGCCCCGACTTGGGCTGTGCAAAAAACTCTAAActattttcgatttttgtCTCGAATTAGACAAATTGACAGCGAAAAGACTCGAATTATTCTGTGCCTTTGACGAACAAAACAATATAGAGCCACTAAGTATGCTTAGTGATAGAGCCTATAGATGGGTTCGTTACATTAATTTCACTTATTCTAAATTTACTCTTATTGAGAGCCTCTCTATACTAAAGagaatgttatttttaattaaagcttttgaTGTACCTGACTGCAAGaccaaaacaaataaatggatttatattttgcaatcaCTACAAAAATTaaccatatatatttaaattgctatgaaagaacaaaaaaaaagccagAAAACTGTTTGTTTTCCATCTTTATGAACATTGGAGCATTTAAAAGTTAAGAAACATTCTTAACTGTTATTGGATTATTATGTGATAACTTTGAGAGGACTTTGTGCGCTGTCACATTCGAATTATGTTGATGGAAAcatgatttatttatacaataagtattattaaattactgcttgcaaaacatttgttatttacaaCATACAATATGCTcgcaatttaataatattgctaCCGAAATTGTCCGCTGCTTGCTTAAAATCGtaaattcttattttaatCTAATAAAATTCCAATGTCGAGCgatatttataaagtttacGGCTGCCCATTTCTACAGACCAGGCCGACCAGGCCAAGTAGACAGATAGACCATAACGTGATcccataaaaattataaataaataagccaaTGTAAATTATTCAGCGGCAAGGCGTCATGTTTATGACACAGTTCACCTTATCGTTGCCAGCATGTTGCTTATTTCTCTGCAGTCAGCTACAGCTTTGCTTCTGCTTGCCCCACTTAGTAAtttgtgtgcataaatatataatgttgttgttggccatgttGCTTCGCTGCCCTGTTATTTATGATAAGCGGCGTGTAGTGCACAACAGCTGCTTGTAAATGCTGGACatatattttgcacatttttcatAATCCACTTAAAGCCTTTGGCTTACAAGGCCTTTAACTTACACACGTCAAGCCAGCTATCAAGCCGGCTCGCAATTGACGTTCGCATTTTGATGCAGCACGTGCATATCCATTAATCTTTTGATGAGCGTGTACCAgatatgaattaaattcataaatatatatgtggaTGCTTTGGGATGATACAGTACAGTTCAAGAGAATAATTCatagtttaaacaatttatatatatatatatatatatatatacatgacTCCAAAGTCGAAAAAACCAAGCGATCAAACAGAATTTGGGGCCTTGATCCTGTATCTCAAAAATATAAGACGCGAAgtattgctttgattttatgagcaacaataataattgtatatcATTCTTCAATAAAGACCAACTAATGGTTAAAGTAAAGAGCTGttgtcactttttttttactaactATTGGCAACACATAATTGGCGAAGCCGCTAGGTTTAGAAAAAGTGTTgtgatttaaatgcaaacaagacAGGTCAAGTGAAACCGAACTGATAGCtaaaaattcaacttaaataaatttaatccGCAACATTAAAGTGTAAGCCATGCAACAAACCAAGagaaataaaatcataaaagaGCTAATTGTTCATTAACTgtgccatttttattttgaccttttatttttgttgaattatgatttattttacttgGCTTGGTCCAGGCCAAGCTCTGCCCTAAATTCATCAAACATCAAGTTTTGAAGGAAAATCTGATGGAGACTCGAATTTATTCTTTAACTATTCCCAACAACTAACCAGCGACACCAAAGTATGCAATACAGTATTATCTAACGACAAGTAACAGCAGAGATATCGGTCAAGATTACAACACCCAGATATCAATCGAGGACTTGTTAAGACGACTTTAAAACACACCATATCACGGACTCTAAGTAAGCTCGTAGAAGAAATGTAGGAAATctacataatatataaacttaagagattaacaaaaacattaattataaaagaCAAGATACTCAACCATTCGAATTATAGGTACATTTGGGTGTTCTagctctttaaattttttatgaaaatgtcAAAGTCGACGACAAATAAAACGATGTATAGAAGGCAGCTGTTGAACAATACTTAAAGATAGTCAAAAATGTAATACTGGGAAAAAGTGTGCCTTGAATTTTAAATCGACGCTCAATcgtttgaaaaaaattaagaaaaacaaaagtgagCAATATATAGTTAACCTTATAGTTGAAAGAGTTAGTTCGCTTCTAATCAGAATTGCATGTAACTTAACCAGAATGCatgtaaaaagaaaagcttATGAAACCCACGCAATATGTTACTTTGGTTTATTCCCTGGCCAACCCAGTCACTGTTCGGGCCACTCCCacaaacgaacacacacacatacatatctaAGTGCTTGTAAACATTGCATGCCAAAGTGCAGCATGACACTGCGAAATTTGATAGAATTCATGTAGGTTGCTGtttgagtgcagcagcagttgccagaAAAGAAATGTGATTTATCATGCTCTGTTTGAGTGAAGGCCGAATATTATGATCCGGTTATAGTATTCCGTGACTCAAAGTGAGTTGCCGTACCTgaacaaaatttgatttgcttgtaatttttaaaagtggTTTGGAATGAATGGCGAGCAATGCAAATGCTGTGTGGCTATGGTACTCACCCTATCTCAGTTACCCCGCCTGCTGTTGTCGCCACGGCCAACAGTCAAGCCTTTCTCATTCAGCTCCTGACAGTGGCTGGCACTCGTCTCCAGCGTGCTCGTCCCCGTTGTATTGTCCGAGCTGACAAATGGAGTCTCGCTGAAGCGCACCTCCACCGTCTGCTCATCGCCGGAGTCTATGTAGTCCGCATCCTCATCCAGGCCACGCCGTGGTGCGCCACGTCGCATTagctccagttgctgctgctgttgttgctgctgctcccgcaGCTGCGACTGCCCACTGTGCACGAGTGCAGCATTGATGCCACGACCACTGAGTATGGGCGAAATGGCgccactgccattgccatAGGTAGGCTCACGAGGTATGATGAGCAGCTTCTCTTTGGGCAGGCAGGTCTCCTGCGTGATGCCATTGTCATCCTGATCATCCGCATCCAGACTGCCGCCAGGACCGCCCTCTCCATTGCCATGGTGCAGTCTCGGGCCGCAGGTGTTGCGATCGCTGCGATTGTAGCCTCTAGTAATGTTGATAATGTTGTTGTTCGAGGGATTGAAGCAGGGCAGCACGTGCTTGAACTCCTTGCGAAAATTCTCATTGAGCCAAGCGTACAAAAAGGGATTGTAGCAGGTGGAGCTCATGGCAATCGAGTGCGCCACAAAGAAAAAGAGTATGTAGAAGCGCCACTCATTTGACTTGTCGTCAAAGTCATCAAAGATGTTCACCACATTGATTGGCAGCCAGCTGAGTCCGAAGACCGCCACCATGGCAATCAGCATGCGATTCGTGCGCTTCTTGCGATCCCGGTCTGCCTCCTCGCGTCGCGACGACTTCGAGCCCGGCTTGGCGCGAGCCCGCTGGTTCAGCTTTACCGATATCCACACATAGCAAATGGATATTATAATGAAGGGCAGCACAAACTGCAGCGTTGTGGTGATGGCGCCAAACACCTTGCGGTACTCCTCCGA
The DNA window shown above is from Drosophila busckii strain San Diego stock center, stock number 13000-0081.31 chromosome 3L, ASM1175060v1, whole genome shotgun sequence and carries:
- the LOC108600911 gene encoding prolactin-releasing peptide receptor, yielding MANFSNETTNAWLVTVSTQLPQVLAVNWNLSGSSTTLATPSSSTTTTTTMSSPTVSGADAVGDALDADKSGIIHNQFVQIFFYVLYTTVFVLGVFGNVLVCYVVLRNRAMQTVTNIFITNLALSDILLCVLAVPFTPLYTFMGRWAFGRTLCHLVSFAQGCSIYISTLTLTSIAIDRYFVIIYPFHPRMKLSTCIGIIVSIWVISLLATLPYGMYMKMNDDGNATQLANETLASVNAAADASSAAQAYMQVMTAGVTLAPELTVHPVYCEENWPSEEYRKVFGAITTTLQFVLPFIIISICYVWISVKLNQRARAKPGSKSSRREEADRDRKKRTNRMLIAMVAVFGLSWLPINVVNIFDDFDDKSNEWRFYILFFFVAHSIAMSSTCYNPFLYAWLNENFRKEFKHVLPCFNPSNNNIINITRGYNRSDRNTCGPRLHHGNGEGGPGGSLDADDQDDNGITQETCLPKEKLLIIPREPTYGNGSGAISPILSGRGINAALVHSGQSQLREQQQQQQQQLELMRRGAPRRGLDEDADYIDSGDEQTVEVRFSETPFVSSDNTTGTSTLETSASHCQELNEKGLTVGRGDNSRRGN